From a region of the Anaerolineales bacterium genome:
- a CDS encoding DNA topoisomerase 4 subunit A, with protein sequence MEVGLVKRIDIDNEMQQSYLDYAMSVIVSRALPDARDGLKPVHRRILYAMHAMGIRPDSDFKKSARIVGEVLGKFHPHGDMAVYDAMARMAQVFSMRYPLVAGQGNFGSMDGDPPAAMRYTEARLTPLSMEMMSDIEKETVSFVENFDGSMEEPTVIPAGFPNLLVNGATGIAVGMSTSIPPHNMSEVCDALIYMLENWSSMDSISLDDIMKFIKGPDFPTGGIILHGGKGQDLAAAYASGRGKIKLQARAHIEEMSRGRSRIIVTELPYQTNKANLIERIADLARTSHLEGLADLRDESDRQGLRIVLELTKNADPQKLLQELYKRTPMQYTFSVIMLALVDDEPRLLGLKQALRVYLEHRIEIIRKRSEYDLARAREREHILAGLRIAIQNLDEVIQMIRSSKDAAQAKNRLMKNLKLSDIQATAILDMPLRRLSSLERKKIENEYKKVVATINKLEGLLRSPKKMRSLIAEEVTQIRTTYGDRRRTQIVETGSGKGKRKVLTAGDLAPAKETWVVIRRDGLISRSPTARLPRLASRKAPGLVLGASVRDTLYLFNKEGQAVALPVHTVPECDKPEDGSAVAGISPFTPDDEVVAGLALSPEWVGRENRGCFLLLCTQQGMVKKADLEILPGPSSRAFQAIRVAENDRLGWVCLTCGGDDVCIVNSAGMAIRFSESEVRPTGLAAAGVMGIRMGDTDCVVGFGVVRPKRELFLISEDGQAKRSALSQFPSQGRYGKGVLAWKSAESIQLIGAAIGTPGDRLVVHRARGASRSLRFSDAPRKARTASGKPILDLKEGNRLVLLTMVLPRPDMEVKSEPKKSNAAKKKK encoded by the coding sequence ATGGAAGTTGGATTGGTAAAGAGAATCGACATAGACAATGAAATGCAGCAATCCTATCTGGATTACGCCATGAGCGTGATCGTCTCGCGCGCACTTCCCGATGCGCGCGATGGATTGAAACCCGTTCACCGCCGCATTCTTTATGCAATGCACGCCATGGGTATCCGGCCGGATTCAGATTTCAAGAAATCCGCCCGCATCGTCGGTGAGGTACTGGGGAAATTCCACCCGCACGGAGACATGGCTGTATACGATGCCATGGCACGCATGGCGCAGGTATTTTCGATGCGCTACCCACTCGTAGCGGGCCAGGGAAATTTCGGTTCCATGGACGGAGACCCACCGGCCGCCATGCGCTACACCGAGGCGAGACTGACGCCGCTGTCCATGGAAATGATGTCCGACATCGAGAAAGAAACGGTCTCGTTCGTAGAAAACTTCGACGGCTCGATGGAAGAACCCACCGTTATTCCCGCCGGATTCCCGAACCTGCTCGTGAACGGTGCGACCGGAATCGCCGTCGGCATGTCCACCTCCATTCCACCGCACAACATGAGCGAAGTCTGCGACGCCTTGATCTACATGCTCGAGAATTGGTCGTCCATGGACTCGATCAGCCTGGACGACATCATGAAGTTCATCAAGGGTCCGGATTTCCCCACCGGCGGCATCATCCTGCACGGCGGCAAGGGACAGGATCTTGCGGCAGCGTACGCCAGCGGTCGCGGCAAGATCAAACTACAGGCGAGGGCCCACATCGAGGAAATGAGCCGCGGCCGCTCCCGCATCATCGTCACGGAATTGCCTTATCAGACCAACAAGGCCAACCTGATCGAACGCATTGCCGATTTGGCCAGGACCAGTCATCTCGAGGGCCTGGCCGACCTTAGGGATGAATCCGACCGCCAGGGATTGCGCATCGTTCTCGAGCTGACGAAAAACGCCGATCCGCAGAAGTTGCTGCAGGAACTCTACAAGCGCACGCCGATGCAATACACCTTCAGCGTGATCATGCTCGCCCTGGTGGACGATGAGCCCCGGCTGCTCGGCCTGAAACAGGCGCTGCGCGTGTATCTCGAACACCGCATCGAAATCATCCGCAAACGAAGCGAGTACGATCTCGCACGTGCGCGAGAACGCGAGCACATTCTGGCCGGCTTGCGCATCGCAATCCAGAACCTGGATGAAGTCATCCAGATGATCCGCAGCTCGAAAGACGCCGCACAGGCGAAGAACCGGCTGATGAAGAATCTCAAGCTGAGCGACATTCAGGCGACGGCCATCCTCGACATGCCGTTGAGACGCTTATCCAGTTTGGAGCGCAAGAAGATCGAAAATGAATACAAGAAAGTGGTCGCCACGATCAATAAATTGGAAGGGCTGCTTCGCTCGCCCAAGAAGATGCGCAGCTTGATCGCCGAGGAGGTCACGCAAATTCGAACGACGTACGGCGACCGCCGGCGCACGCAGATCGTCGAGACCGGCAGCGGAAAGGGAAAACGCAAGGTTCTCACGGCTGGCGATCTCGCGCCCGCCAAGGAAACGTGGGTCGTGATCCGCCGCGACGGTTTGATCTCACGCTCCCCGACGGCGCGGCTGCCCCGCCTGGCCAGCCGGAAGGCTCCCGGACTGGTGCTCGGCGCCAGCGTGCGCGACACGCTCTACCTCTTCAACAAGGAGGGACAGGCCGTCGCCCTTCCCGTTCATACCGTTCCCGAGTGTGACAAGCCCGAAGACGGTTCGGCCGTCGCCGGAATTTCTCCCTTCACACCCGACGACGAGGTCGTCGCAGGTCTGGCGTTATCTCCGGAATGGGTGGGACGGGAAAACAGGGGCTGCTTCCTGCTCCTTTGCACGCAGCAAGGTATGGTTAAAAAAGCAGATCTGGAAATCCTGCCCGGACCCTCTTCGCGCGCGTTCCAGGCCATTCGCGTCGCCGAGAACGATCGCCTCGGCTGGGTGTGCCTGACGTGCGGCGGAGACGATGTGTGCATCGTCAACAGCGCAGGCATGGCGATACGTTTCTCCGAATCCGAAGTGCGCCCGACCGGGCTCGCTGCGGCCGGAGTCATGGGCATACGGATGGGGGACACAGATTGCGTAGTGGGGTTCGGTGTCGTGCGGCCCAAGAGGGAGCTCTTCCTGATCAGCGAGGACGGACAAGCCAAACGAAGCGCATTGAGCCAATTCCCCAGCCAGGGACGTTACGGAAAGGGTGTGCTTGCCTGGAAGTCCGCAGAATCGATCCAGCTCATCGGCGCCGCCATCGGCACGCCCGGCGATCGTCTCGTCGTCCACCGCGCCCGCGGGGCAAGCCGCTCGCTGCGCTTCTCCGATGCGCCCCGCAAAGCACGCACGGCGAGCGGGAAACCCATCCTGGACTTGAAAGAGGGAAACCGGCTCGTCCTATTGACGATGGTGCTTCCAAGACCGGATATGGAGGTCAAATCCGAACCGAAGAAATCAAATGCTGCAAAGAAAAAGAAGTAA